In a genomic window of Gammaproteobacteria bacterium:
- the gltB gene encoding glutamate synthase large subunit, whose translation MILAIQRHRQPGLLDRRHSHAACGVGVLVDLQDRKTHRLVEDGLRLLENLDHRGARGAEDKTGDGAGMLIQKPHAFFKSQVADLSDFDSYGVGQLFLPRDPDRQRTLTDLIERVAREEGFEVIAWREVPTDNSDLGRTALDSEPVVKQVFLRPRVSIEHASLDLRLYVLRRQLEKAAAVHAGEGADIFYICSLERRKIVYKGLLTCGQLPEYYPELRDERVVSSLLLVHSRFSTNTLGAWNLAHPYRCSVHNGEFNTLRGNVNWMRTREAVLASEAFGADIDKLKPITGGGDMSDSAAFDNVLELLLESGRTLPHALRMMIPEAWHKDVLMAPERRQMYDYFSTIMEPWDGPALVAVTDGYRVAAILDRNGLRPCRYSVTKDDVLIMASETGILDTPASDIVFNGRLQPGQLFLADTTERRIMPEAEVFAELTSPPYARWLAKHRLKLDEIVEDAADENAAENSDDSVDVTCLQRSFGYTSEALRALVQPMAEEGKDPIGSMGNDTPLAVLSAQHRPLFNYFLQEFAQVSNPPLDYIREDLMTSLACHIGRQCNLLEETPAHCRQVLLESPILSEQQMRAITGLDRNGIRAHCVDVTYPNAMSMRDAIEEMRAQAARHIDAGYEILVLSDRNAGPERLAIPSLLAIGALHHHLIRTGLRTHAGLVMDSGEPSLVHHFCTLIGYGADAVCPWLAYRSIRQRIDAGWLRSENPIEHHLGQYRAAVEGGILKVMSKMGISTLQSYRGGQIFEAVGLDEDFVDEFFAGTTARIYGVGLAHIERQLRTAHAVAYGAHLAGGLELEQGGDLYWRRDGERHQWNPFTIGKLQHAARTGDRDSYRAFAQYINEQETRMQTLSGLLDFRIYKDQSIPLTEVEPVEVILRRFSTGSMSFGALSQEAHEALAVAMNRIGGKSGTGEGGEQVDRFGTERECSMKQIASGRFGVTAHYLAQAKQIEIKMAQGSKPGEGGELPGGKVGESIAEVRFTVPGVGLISPPPHHDIYSIEDLKQLIHDLKCANPRAEIHVKLVSKAGVGTIAAGVAKAHADAVLISGDSGGTGASVKTSIKSTGAPWELGLAETQQVLLGANLRSRVRVRADGGFKTGRDVVVAALLGAEEYGFGTAPLVTLGCIMLRKCHCNTCSVGVATQDPELRKLFAGDPEHVITYLHCVAEEVRELMARLGFRKLDDMIGRVDKLVQKSIAHPRRIDVDLGQLLYRPDSDDDPRKTREQNHGLDSKLDHTLIEQASNAIENGEPVVIEAKINNRDRTAGTLLSSAVTMRRGARALPADTITVRFSGSAGQSFGAFLCGGITLHLVGDANDYVGKGLSGGKISVRTPPDVTYAAAENIIIGNVALYGATGGEAYFNGQAGERFAVRNSGAMAVIEGVGDHGCEYMTGGVVVILGAIGKNFGAGMSGGEAYIFDEAQDFKAKLNQDRVHAEDLHDERDRQLVRRLLQNHVSYTGSVKAKAILDDWTTSVGRFVKVMPDAYAEVVARNLEQGKDIRMHAPLPAVQACVA comes from the coding sequence CTGATCTTGGCTATACAGCGCCATCGCCAGCCGGGGCTGCTCGACCGCCGGCATTCGCATGCGGCCTGTGGCGTCGGCGTGCTGGTCGATCTTCAGGATCGCAAAACGCATCGCCTGGTCGAAGACGGATTGCGGCTGCTGGAAAATCTGGATCATCGCGGCGCCCGCGGCGCCGAAGACAAGACCGGCGATGGCGCGGGCATGCTGATACAAAAGCCACATGCCTTCTTCAAGTCACAGGTCGCCGATTTGAGCGACTTCGATTCCTACGGCGTCGGCCAACTGTTTCTGCCCCGCGATCCGGACCGACAGCGAACGCTGACCGATTTGATCGAGCGGGTAGCGCGCGAGGAGGGCTTCGAGGTTATCGCCTGGCGCGAGGTGCCGACCGACAATTCGGACCTTGGTCGCACGGCGCTGGACTCGGAACCAGTCGTCAAACAGGTGTTCCTGCGCCCGCGCGTATCGATCGAGCACGCATCGCTGGACCTGCGGCTTTACGTATTGCGCCGGCAGCTTGAAAAAGCCGCCGCGGTACACGCTGGCGAAGGCGCGGACATCTTCTACATCTGCTCGCTGGAACGCCGCAAGATCGTCTACAAGGGCCTGCTGACTTGCGGCCAGCTCCCGGAATATTATCCGGAACTGCGCGATGAGCGCGTCGTCAGCAGTCTGCTGCTGGTGCATTCGCGGTTTTCAACGAACACGCTCGGCGCCTGGAACCTAGCGCATCCGTATCGCTGCAGCGTGCATAACGGCGAATTCAATACCCTGCGCGGCAACGTCAACTGGATGCGCACGCGCGAAGCGGTGCTGGCGAGCGAGGCGTTCGGTGCAGATATCGACAAGCTCAAGCCGATCACCGGCGGCGGCGACATGAGCGATAGCGCCGCGTTCGATAACGTGCTGGAGTTACTGCTCGAATCGGGACGAACACTCCCGCACGCACTGCGCATGATGATTCCGGAAGCCTGGCACAAGGACGTACTGATGGCGCCTGAGCGCCGTCAGATGTACGACTATTTTTCCACCATCATGGAACCTTGGGATGGCCCCGCGCTGGTGGCGGTCACTGACGGTTACCGTGTCGCCGCGATCCTGGACCGCAACGGTCTGCGTCCCTGCCGTTATTCGGTAACCAAAGATGACGTGCTCATCATGGCATCCGAGACCGGCATTCTGGACACGCCGGCAAGTGACATCGTGTTCAATGGCCGCCTGCAACCAGGCCAGTTGTTCCTGGCTGATACCACTGAGCGGCGCATCATGCCGGAAGCCGAAGTGTTCGCGGAGCTTACGAGCCCGCCTTACGCGCGATGGCTCGCGAAGCACCGGCTCAAGCTCGATGAAATAGTCGAGGACGCCGCTGATGAGAACGCGGCGGAGAACAGTGATGACAGCGTTGATGTTACCTGTCTGCAGCGCAGCTTTGGTTACACGTCCGAGGCGCTGCGCGCGCTGGTGCAGCCCATGGCGGAGGAGGGCAAGGATCCGATCGGCTCAATGGGCAACGATACGCCACTTGCGGTTCTGTCGGCGCAGCACCGCCCCTTATTCAACTACTTTCTGCAGGAGTTCGCACAGGTCTCCAATCCGCCGCTAGACTACATCCGCGAGGATTTGATGACCTCGCTTGCATGTCACATCGGACGGCAGTGTAACCTGCTCGAAGAGACGCCGGCGCATTGCCGTCAGGTGTTGCTCGAATCGCCGATCCTCTCCGAGCAGCAGATGCGCGCGATCACGGGTTTGGATCGCAACGGCATTCGCGCGCATTGCGTGGACGTTACATACCCCAACGCCATGTCCATGCGGGACGCCATCGAAGAGATGCGCGCGCAGGCCGCGCGGCATATCGATGCCGGCTACGAGATACTGGTGCTTTCCGATCGCAATGCGGGACCTGAGCGTCTGGCCATCCCCAGTCTGCTGGCGATCGGCGCCCTGCATCATCATTTGATCCGCACGGGCTTGCGCACGCACGCCGGGCTGGTGATGGATTCAGGCGAACCGAGTCTGGTGCATCATTTCTGCACGCTAATCGGTTATGGCGCAGATGCGGTGTGTCCGTGGCTCGCGTATCGCAGCATCCGGCAGCGAATCGACGCGGGCTGGCTACGCTCGGAAAACCCTATCGAGCACCATCTCGGGCAATATCGCGCGGCTGTTGAGGGCGGCATCCTGAAAGTCATGTCCAAAATGGGTATCTCCACTTTACAGAGCTACCGAGGCGGACAGATTTTCGAAGCGGTGGGACTGGATGAGGACTTTGTGGACGAATTTTTTGCCGGCACCACGGCGCGCATTTATGGCGTGGGACTGGCGCATATCGAGCGCCAGTTGCGTACCGCGCACGCGGTCGCGTATGGCGCGCACCTGGCCGGGGGCCTGGAGCTTGAGCAGGGCGGCGATCTTTACTGGCGACGTGATGGCGAACGCCATCAATGGAACCCGTTCACCATCGGCAAGTTGCAGCACGCGGCGCGCACGGGCGATCGAGATAGTTATCGCGCATTCGCGCAATACATCAACGAGCAGGAGACGCGCATGCAGACGCTCTCCGGCCTGCTCGATTTCAGGATCTATAAAGACCAGTCTATCCCGCTGACCGAGGTCGAACCGGTGGAGGTGATACTCAGACGCTTCTCTACCGGCTCGATGTCGTTTGGCGCGCTGAGTCAGGAGGCGCACGAGGCGCTGGCCGTCGCCATGAACCGCATCGGCGGCAAATCCGGCACTGGCGAGGGCGGGGAACAGGTGGATCGGTTCGGTACCGAGCGCGAATGTTCGATGAAACAAATCGCGTCCGGGCGTTTCGGCGTGACGGCGCATTATCTGGCGCAGGCGAAACAGATCGAGATCAAGATGGCGCAGGGTTCCAAGCCCGGCGAGGGCGGCGAACTGCCGGGCGGCAAGGTGGGTGAGAGTATCGCCGAAGTGCGTTTCACCGTACCCGGCGTGGGCCTGATCTCGCCGCCGCCGCATCACGATATTTATTCGATCGAAGACCTGAAACAGCTCATTCACGACCTGAAATGCGCCAACCCGCGAGCCGAAATTCACGTCAAGCTCGTATCCAAGGCGGGTGTGGGTACCATCGCCGCGGGTGTTGCCAAGGCGCACGCCGACGCGGTGCTGATCAGCGGCGATTCAGGCGGCACCGGCGCATCGGTCAAGACCTCGATAAAATCCACCGGCGCGCCCTGGGAGCTGGGTCTGGCCGAGACCCAGCAGGTGCTGCTCGGCGCCAATCTGCGCTCGCGGGTTCGGGTGCGCGCCGACGGCGGTTTCAAAACCGGCCGCGACGTGGTCGTGGCGGCGCTACTGGGCGCGGAAGAGTATGGATTCGGCACCGCGCCGCTGGTGACGTTAGGCTGCATCATGCTGCGCAAGTGTCACTGCAATACCTGTTCGGTGGGCGTGGCCACGCAAGACCCGGAACTGCGTAAGCTGTTCGCGGGCGATCCAGAGCACGTTATCACCTACCTGCATTGTGTGGCCGAGGAAGTACGCGAATTAATGGCGCGCTTGGGATTTCGCAAGCTTGACGACATGATTGGACGAGTCGATAAACTGGTACAAAAATCCATTGCGCATCCCAGGCGGATCGATGTCGATCTGGGGCAGTTGCTTTATCGACCGGACTCGGACGACGATCCGCGCAAGACGCGCGAGCAGAACCACGGGCTGGACAGCAAGCTGGATCACACTCTGATCGAGCAGGCGAGCAACGCGATCGAGAACGGCGAGCCGGTCGTTATCGAAGCGAAAATCAACAACCGCGACCGTACCGCCGGCACGTTATTGAGCTCGGCCGTGACCATGCGCCGAGGCGCACGCGCGCTCCCGGCGGACACCATCACCGTGCGTTTCAGCGGCTCCGCCGGACAAAGCTTCGGCGCCTTTCTGTGCGGCGGCATCACCCTGCATCTGGTGGGCGATGCTAACGATTACGTGGGCAAGGGCCTTTCCGGGGGAAAAATCAGCGTCCGGACGCCGCCGGATGTAACATATGCGGCTGCGGAAAATATCATCATCGGTAACGTGGCGCTTTATGGCGCGACCGGCGGCGAGGCTTACTTCAATGGTCAGGCGGGTGAGCGCTTCGCGGTGCGCAATTCCGGCGCGATGGCCGTAATCGAGGGCGTAGGCGATCATGGTTGCGAATACATGACCGGCGGCGTCGTCGTGATCCTGGGCGCGATCGGCAAGAACTTCGGCGCCGGCATGAGCGGCGGCGAGGCTTACATATTCGACGAAGCCCAGGATTTCAAGGCGAAGCTCAATCAGGATAGAGTGCATGCGGAAGATCTGCACGACGAGCGCGACCGGCAATTGGTGCGCCGCCTGCTCCAAAATCACGTCAGCTACACGGGCAGCGTCAAGGCGAAAGCAATCCTCGACGACTGGACGACGAGTGTCGGCCGGTTTGTGAAGGTCATGCCGGATGCCTACGCCGAGGTCGTGGCGCGCAATCTGGAGCAGGGCAAGGACATCCGCATGCACGCGCCGCTACCCGCCGTGCAGGCGTGCGTGGCCTGA